The DNA sequence TAATGAGGCTGTAATCGAATTCTCGAATGTGGTAAAACTGACACCCAAAAAGGCAGATGGACATTATCGTCTCGGTCTTGCACATTTAAAATTCGGCAGAATCCAAAACCTCCAGGCAGCTTTTAAAGAATTAAGTGAGGCCATCCATCTTGACCCTAATATCATGGACGCACATATTCAACTCGGCAATCTCTTTGTCCTCTCAAGAGAATATGATAAGGGAAAGGAAAAGGCTGCCCTTGTCTTAAAGAAGGAACCAAATAACATAGAGGCTCATCTCCTTTTGGGTAACTCCCTTGCAGGACTGAAGAAAAACAGTGAAGCTATAGCAGAAATAAAAAAGGCGATAGAGCTTGCTCCAAAAAGAGTTCAATCATATCTAAATCTGGCCGGATTATACATGTTTCAGAATGACTTATCATCAGCAGAAAAGGTTTTCAAAGAGGCTATTGCAATTGATAACAAGTCTGTACAGGCACACCTGGCACTTGCTAACCTCTACCTTGCAAAGAAAGATGTATCATCTTCTGAGAATGAATTTAAAGAGACAATTAAAATAGACCCTAAAAATTTAAATATGCATATTACTCTTGGAAATTTTTATGTATCTCAAAAGAGGTTTAATGAGGCAGAGGCAAAATACGAGGAGGCATCAAAAATAGACCCTAAAAATCCAATGCCGCAGGTTGTCCTTGGAGACTTTTATTTATTCCAGAAGAGAGAAGATGCAGCAGTAAAGGCATATCAAAAGGCGGATGAGATAAAACCTGATGTGTTAATTGCAAAAAAGAAACTTGCATCTTATTACATATCAAAAACCAAGTTTGATGAGGCATCAGGTTACATAGAAAATATACTAAAGAAAAATCCAAAAGATTTAGAAGGACGCCTGTTGAAAGGAAAAATCTTAATTTCAAAATCAAAAGGCCGTGATGCTGTCACAGAACTACAGGATGTTGTTAAGAATGAACCGCAGTGGGCAGAGGCACGATATTTTCTGGCTCAGGCATATATACTCTCCGGTGAATTAAACATGGCAAAGAGCGAGCTTGCTGAGGCATTAAAGGTCGCTCCTAATTCTGCGGATGCAAGGACAAGCCTTGCAGATGTGTATCTCCGCAACCATCAGAATGATGATGCAATTACTGAAGCGAAAAAGGCACTGTCACTGGACCCTAACAACCAGACTGCCAAAATGATTCTTGGGGATGCGCTTATAGGCAAAAAGGATATAGGAGGGGCATTAACTCAATTCACGGAATATACTCGCACATCACCGAATAATCCAATGGGGCATTTTCGTGTTGGAATGATCTTAAGGGCACAAAAGAAAAATGCAGAGGCCATGACTGAATTTGAAAAGGCATTATCTCTAAGCCCTAAGTCAGCAGAGATACTGGGCCAGATAATGGGGATGATGATGGAAAAGGGTGACACTGATAAGGCAATAGATAGGGCAAACAAACAATTAATAGTTTCTCCTAAGAATGCCCTTATATATAACCTGATAGGGAAGGCATA is a window from the Nitrospirota bacterium genome containing:
- a CDS encoding tetratricopeptide repeat protein, coding for MKTRLFVFFILIISIIACSSPEQKSEKHLQQGKKYYDSGKFNEAVIEFSNVVKLTPKKADGHYRLGLAHLKFGRIQNLQAAFKELSEAIHLDPNIMDAHIQLGNLFVLSREYDKGKEKAALVLKKEPNNIEAHLLLGNSLAGLKKNSEAIAEIKKAIELAPKRVQSYLNLAGLYMFQNDLSSAEKVFKEAIAIDNKSVQAHLALANLYLAKKDVSSSENEFKETIKIDPKNLNMHITLGNFYVSQKRFNEAEAKYEEASKIDPKNPMPQVVLGDFYLFQKREDAAVKAYQKADEIKPDVLIAKKKLASYYISKTKFDEASGYIENILKKNPKDLEGRLLKGKILISKSKGRDAVTELQDVVKNEPQWAEARYFLAQAYILSGELNMAKSELAEALKVAPNSADARTSLADVYLRNHQNDDAITEAKKALSLDPNNQTAKMILGDALIGKKDIGGALTQFTEYTRTSPNNPMGHFRVGMILRAQKKNAEAMTEFEKALSLSPKSAEILGQIMGMMMEKGDTDKAIDRANKQLIVSPKNALIYNLIGKAYMSKGNKAKAEDNFNKSIEMDKNSLASYMDLGALYTRDKDYDKAVAKFENAIRVNPNYLPAYMIIGTIYDAQKKFDKSKEYYEKAIKIDANFAPAANNLAWLYAEHGGNIDIALDLAQKAKEKLPEDPGVSDTLGWIYYKKNAYLKAISHLKESSGKLGNNPTVRYHLGMAYYKNGDKTQAKRELEAALKLSQNFDEAEDARKTLKNIK